A genomic stretch from Flavobacterium sp. KS-LB2 includes:
- a CDS encoding KUP/HAK/KT family potassium transporter encodes MSTAHKDLHSKWTLGGLLISLGIIYGDIGTSPLYVMKAILGLHTINADIVLGGISCVFWTLTLQTTIKYVIITLSADNHGEGGIFALYALVKKTKIQWLIVPAIIGGSALLADGIITPPISVSSAVEGIRTYYPEINTIPIVIGILFVLFTIQQFGTKLVGKFFAPMMLIWFGMLAVLGISQIAQHTEVLKAVNPYYAYHLLSIHPEGFFVLGFVFLCTTGAEALYSDMGHCGRKNIRISWIFVKTALVLNYFGQAAYLIHHEGETLQSLGGKNGNPFYLIMPDWFQPIGIVIATLAAVIASQALISGSFTLINEAMRLNFWPKVKIKYPTELKGQLYIPSINWLLFFGCVGIVLHFEESSNMEHAYGLAIILCMIMTTILLNFYLIMKRVKLYFIVPLITIYLIIEFSFLAANITKFAEGGYVTLFIAIALISVMTIWYLAKKINKSYTKIVKIEDYKKVLVELSADLSIPKYATHLVYMTNAGRIDEIEEKVMYSILQKRPKRADIYWFVHVNILTEPYKTEYKVTEIVKDDLYRVDFNLGFREPTKINLMFKEVIKDMVQKGEMDITSRYESLNKNNIIGDFKFVLSEKFLSNDSDLRWHEKIIMNSYFLIKKLSLSEERAFGLDSSSVKIEKFPMVLHAPEKIGLTRVK; translated from the coding sequence ATGAGTACTGCGCACAAAGACCTTCATAGTAAATGGACATTAGGTGGATTATTGATTTCCTTAGGAATAATTTACGGTGACATAGGAACTTCACCTTTGTACGTAATGAAAGCCATACTTGGGCTTCATACTATTAATGCTGATATTGTTTTAGGAGGGATTTCCTGTGTTTTCTGGACACTTACTTTACAAACCACTATAAAATACGTAATCATTACCCTTAGTGCAGATAACCATGGAGAGGGAGGGATTTTTGCCTTGTATGCACTCGTCAAAAAGACAAAAATACAATGGCTAATTGTCCCCGCAATTATTGGAGGGAGTGCGTTACTCGCAGATGGGATTATCACTCCTCCAATCTCAGTATCTTCAGCAGTTGAAGGAATTAGAACCTATTATCCTGAAATAAATACAATACCTATTGTTATTGGAATCCTATTTGTTTTGTTTACCATACAGCAATTTGGAACCAAACTTGTTGGAAAGTTTTTTGCACCCATGATGCTAATTTGGTTTGGAATGCTTGCCGTTTTAGGAATTTCTCAGATAGCACAACACACTGAAGTTTTAAAAGCTGTTAATCCGTATTATGCCTACCACTTACTAAGCATTCATCCAGAAGGTTTTTTTGTTTTAGGATTTGTTTTCCTATGTACGACTGGTGCTGAAGCTCTATACTCAGATATGGGACATTGTGGACGGAAAAATATTAGAATCAGTTGGATTTTTGTCAAAACTGCTTTAGTTTTAAATTATTTTGGTCAAGCTGCATATTTAATTCACCATGAAGGAGAAACATTGCAAAGCTTAGGCGGTAAAAATGGAAATCCATTTTACTTAATAATGCCAGATTGGTTTCAACCAATAGGTATTGTTATTGCAACTCTTGCTGCTGTAATTGCATCACAGGCTTTGATAAGTGGTTCTTTTACATTGATCAATGAGGCAATGCGATTGAACTTTTGGCCCAAAGTAAAAATAAAATATCCTACTGAATTAAAAGGACAATTATATATTCCATCGATAAACTGGCTACTATTTTTTGGATGTGTCGGAATCGTGTTGCACTTTGAGGAATCTAGTAATATGGAGCATGCCTACGGTCTGGCCATAATATTGTGTATGATTATGACTACTATTTTACTTAATTTTTATTTAATAATGAAAAGAGTAAAATTGTATTTCATTGTGCCGTTGATTACTATTTATTTGATTATCGAATTTAGTTTTCTTGCCGCTAACATTACCAAATTTGCAGAAGGTGGTTATGTAACACTTTTTATAGCAATTGCATTGATTTCAGTAATGACCATTTGGTATTTAGCAAAAAAAATCAATAAGAGTTATACAAAAATTGTAAAGATTGAAGATTATAAAAAAGTACTTGTTGAATTAAGTGCTGATTTATCGATTCCAAAATATGCTACTCATTTAGTTTATATGACAAACGCAGGAAGAATAGATGAAATAGAAGAAAAAGTGATGTATTCTATTCTGCAAAAAAGACCAAAGAGAGCTGATATTTATTGGTTTGTCCACGTCAATATATTGACTGAACCTTATAAAACCGAATATAAAGTAACCGAAATTGTTAAAGATGACTTGTACCGAGTAGACTTTAATTTAGGATTCAGAGAACCTACAAAAATTAACTTGATGTTTAAGGAAGTCATCAAAGATATGGTACAAAAAGGAGAAATGGATATTACTAGTAGGTATGAATCTTTGAATAAAAACAACATCATTGGGGATTTTAAATTTGTTCTATCCGAAAAATTCCTTTCGAACGATAGTGATTTAAGATGGCATGAAAAAATAATTATGAACTCTTATTTCTTAATTAAAAAACTAAGTTTATCCGAAGAAAGAGCCTTTGGTTTAGACAGTAGCTCTGTTAAGATTGAGAAATTCCCAATGGTACTCCATGCTCCTGAAAAGATTGGTTTGACAAGAGTAAAATAA
- a CDS encoding sialidase family protein, whose translation MKNFFLILLFLTVFISCRTADFAVKNTANTGFNSVIVDTLFQDKISIRAIVIDANKIWFAADKGRFGFFNLVNNQKFESKITKDSLSLEFRSNAKTNKHIFILNVGNPALLYQISKDGKAAKLVYQEQHEKVFYDSMQFWNNKEGIAMGDPIADCLNIIITRDGGNSWTKVPSGKLPKVMDGEAAFAASNTNIIIKENDTWIVSGGKKSRVFYSPDKGNTWTVYGTPIVQGRAMTGIFTADFYDSQTGFIAGGDYEVRNQNFSNKAITNDGGKTWKLIAENQGFGYASCVQYVPGSNGKGLVTVGFSGLYYSSDDGISWKQFSTDSTLNTIRFIDKHTAIAAGQNKMIRISFK comes from the coding sequence ATGAAAAATTTTTTTTTGATTCTGTTGTTTTTAACTGTTTTTATATCCTGTAGAACAGCTGATTTTGCTGTAAAAAATACTGCTAATACTGGTTTTAACTCTGTTATAGTTGACACATTATTTCAGGATAAAATAAGTATCAGAGCAATTGTAATTGATGCAAATAAAATTTGGTTTGCTGCAGATAAAGGGAGATTTGGTTTTTTTAATTTGGTTAATAATCAAAAATTTGAGAGCAAAATTACCAAAGATTCTTTGTCTCTTGAGTTTAGAAGTAATGCCAAAACTAATAAACATATTTTCATATTAAATGTTGGAAATCCAGCGTTATTATATCAAATTTCAAAAGATGGAAAAGCAGCAAAATTAGTATATCAAGAACAACATGAGAAAGTGTTTTATGATAGTATGCAATTTTGGAATAACAAGGAAGGAATAGCTATGGGAGATCCAATCGCTGATTGTTTGAATATAATCATCACTCGGGATGGCGGAAATTCATGGACTAAAGTGCCGTCTGGTAAATTACCAAAAGTTATGGATGGAGAAGCAGCTTTTGCGGCAAGCAACACTAATATTATAATCAAGGAGAATGACACATGGATTGTTTCTGGAGGTAAAAAATCTAGAGTTTTTTATTCTCCAGATAAGGGGAATACATGGACTGTATATGGTACTCCAATAGTGCAAGGAAGAGCAATGACCGGAATTTTTACTGCAGATTTTTATGATTCACAAACTGGATTTATTGCAGGAGGAGATTATGAAGTACGAAATCAAAATTTTTCTAATAAAGCAATCACAAATGATGGCGGAAAAACATGGAAGCTAATAGCAGAAAACCAAGGTTTTGGGTATGCCTCTTGTGTACAATATGTTCCTGGAAGTAACGGTAAAGGGCTGGTAACAGTTGGTTTTTCAGGATTATACTATTCCTCGGATGATGGTATTTCATGGAAGCAATTTTCTACCGATTCTACTCTAAATACGATAAGGTTTATAGATAAACATACGGCAATTGCTGCTGGACAAAACAAAATGATTCGCATCAGTTTTAAATAA
- a CDS encoding sensor of ECF-type sigma factor, translating into MNIKKLLPILLLFVSFNFYAQGESMKEKKEQIKALKVAFFTTELDLTTNEAERFWPIYNTFDDKQFELRHQKMKTYMRRMNDGSMDKITEKEANTFLAQIEDTEEELFLLRKKFMQNVRTILPAVKIVKLKKAEEDFNRKLLQQYRNKGQKK; encoded by the coding sequence ATGAACATAAAAAAATTACTACCAATACTATTGCTATTCGTTTCTTTCAACTTTTACGCTCAAGGCGAAAGTATGAAAGAGAAAAAAGAGCAAATAAAAGCTTTAAAAGTAGCTTTTTTTACGACTGAATTAGACTTGACAACTAATGAAGCCGAAAGATTCTGGCCAATATACAATACATTTGATGACAAACAGTTTGAACTGAGACATCAAAAAATGAAAACGTATATGAGAAGAATGAATGATGGCTCAATGGATAAAATAACTGAAAAAGAAGCAAATACCTTTTTGGCCCAAATTGAAGATACTGAAGAAGAGTTATTTTTATTGCGAAAAAAATTCATGCAAAATGTGAGAACAATTTTACCAGCCGTAAAAATTGTTAAACTTAAAAAAGCTGAAGAAGACTTCAATAGAAAATTACTGCAGCAATACCGCAACAAAGGTCAAAAAAAATAA
- a CDS encoding RNA polymerase sigma factor, producing the protein MQEEQEFINHLLNPKTQNQAFQQLLQDYQRPLYNHIRNIVLNHDDADDVLQNTFIKIFQNLKNFKGESKLFSWMYRIATNESLTFLKQKSKTSGISSEALQNKTIDNLEADVFFDGNDIQIKLQKAIAVLPEKQQLVFKMKYFQELKYEEISEILGTTVGGLKASYHLAVKKIEAFVSTN; encoded by the coding sequence TTGCAAGAAGAACAGGAATTTATAAATCACTTGTTAAACCCTAAAACGCAAAATCAAGCGTTTCAGCAGTTATTACAGGATTATCAAAGACCGTTATACAATCATATTCGTAACATCGTTTTGAATCACGATGATGCTGATGATGTCTTGCAGAATACTTTTATAAAAATATTTCAAAATCTAAAAAATTTTAAGGGAGAAAGTAAACTTTTTTCTTGGATGTATCGCATAGCAACTAATGAGTCCTTGACATTTTTAAAACAAAAATCAAAGACGAGTGGCATTTCATCAGAAGCTTTACAAAACAAAACTATTGATAATCTAGAAGCAGATGTTTTTTTTGACGGAAATGATATTCAAATAAAATTACAAAAAGCAATCGCAGTATTGCCTGAAAAGCAACAATTAGTTTTTAAAATGAAATATTTTCAAGAACTAAAATACGAAGAAATCTCGGAAATTCTAGGTACCACTGTTGGCGGATTAAAAGCATCCTATCACCTTGCCGTAAAAAAAATTGAAGCTTTTGTTTCGACAAATTAA
- a CDS encoding SRPBCC family protein, which translates to MRILKYIFLLLLLSFVALSIFVATQKGDFTVERSQIINSPKSTVFNFVNDYKNWEDFSSWIVEDPEMQLSYPKKTIGPGASFSWEGKEGTGDLLTIFVKENDSIAQKMNYDGTSSSIFWTFKDTIGGTKVTWKTTGKMSFMMKVYTAFNGGINKMMGETYEKSLANLDKTLDFEINTYAVKVNGLVKKLGTFYLRQTFTSEISKVIKNAQIVFPKIITFCEQNNIELNGKPFIIYHTYDSVTGLTKVSFCVPIKNQILTSSGSDILTGTLEPFDAIKTTLTGDYSHTKKALDKAKVYSNMNRIAIDPTFSHLENFTISKTEIKNPSKWVTEIYYPIRPKVISGTTFTPALKKEEAIKIPAPVINKEEEESEF; encoded by the coding sequence ATGAGGATTTTAAAATACATATTTCTTTTACTATTGCTAAGTTTTGTGGCTTTATCCATTTTTGTGGCCACACAAAAAGGGGATTTTACTGTAGAAAGAAGTCAAATCATAAATTCTCCAAAATCAACAGTTTTCAATTTTGTTAATGATTATAAAAACTGGGAAGATTTTAGTTCATGGATTGTTGAAGATCCTGAAATGCAGCTATCATATCCTAAAAAAACAATTGGCCCAGGAGCTAGCTTTTCATGGGAAGGCAAAGAAGGAACAGGAGATTTGTTGACCATTTTTGTAAAAGAAAATGATAGTATTGCTCAAAAAATGAATTATGATGGGACTTCATCCTCTATTTTTTGGACTTTTAAAGACACTATTGGCGGTACAAAAGTGACTTGGAAAACTACCGGAAAAATGAGTTTCATGATGAAAGTCTATACTGCTTTTAACGGAGGAATAAATAAAATGATGGGAGAAACATATGAGAAAAGCCTAGCGAACTTAGACAAAACCCTTGATTTTGAAATAAATACTTATGCAGTAAAAGTAAATGGATTGGTAAAAAAACTAGGTACGTTTTATCTGAGACAAACCTTTACCAGTGAAATTTCTAAAGTTATTAAAAATGCTCAAATCGTGTTCCCTAAAATAATTACTTTTTGCGAACAAAATAATATTGAATTAAACGGAAAACCATTTATAATTTATCATACTTATGATTCCGTAACCGGATTGACTAAAGTATCTTTTTGCGTACCCATAAAAAACCAAATATTAACGAGTTCGGGAAGCGATATTTTAACTGGAACACTAGAACCATTTGACGCTATTAAAACTACTTTAACCGGTGATTATTCGCATACGAAAAAAGCTTTGGATAAAGCAAAAGTATATAGTAACATGAATCGAATTGCTATTGATCCTACATTTTCTCATTTAGAAAATTTTACTATTAGCAAAACAGAAATTAAAAATCCATCAAAATGGGTTACCGAAATTTACTACCCTATAAGACCAAAAGTAATATCTGGAACTACTTTTACTCCTGCTTTAAAAAAAGAAGAGGCCATAAAAATACCTGCTCCAGTAATAAATAAGGAAGAAGAAGAATCTGAATTTTAA
- a CDS encoding nucleoside triphosphate pyrophosphohydrolase family protein codes for MQKQINSVKEFHTAFKIGHSEIPTANLGESKHTLRYNLMKEENEEYLEAVQNNDLIEIADALGDMMYILCGTIIEHGLQHKIEAVFDEIQRSNMSKLGEDGQPIYREDGKVMKGPNYFKPDFSKIISE; via the coding sequence ATGCAAAAACAAATAAACTCAGTTAAAGAATTTCATACTGCTTTTAAAATAGGCCACAGTGAAATTCCTACAGCTAATTTAGGGGAAAGTAAACATACGCTTCGGTATAACTTAATGAAAGAGGAAAACGAAGAATATCTTGAAGCAGTGCAAAACAATGATTTGATTGAAATTGCGGATGCGTTAGGTGATATGATGTATATTTTATGCGGAACTATAATTGAACATGGGTTACAACATAAAATAGAAGCAGTTTTTGACGAAATTCAACGCAGTAATATGAGTAAGTTAGGCGAAGATGGTCAGCCTATTTACCGTGAAGATGGTAAAGTCATGAAAGGACCTAATTATTTCAAACCTGATTTCTCTAAAATAATTTCTGAATAG
- a CDS encoding branched-chain amino acid aminotransferase, translated as MSTTQTNKIETIKASSTKINEVDFSNLSFGSVFTDHLFECDYKNGEWQKPVIKPYAPFLLDPSTRVFHYGQAIFEGMKAYKDENNDVWLFRPDENYKRFNTSAVRMAMPEVPEEIFMNGLNQLLQLDEAWIKKGKGNAMYIRPFMIATGTGVIANPSDNYKFMIILSPVSSYYSGDVKVLIAEHFSRAANGGIGAAKAAGNYAAQFYPTNLANKEGFQQVIWTDDATHTKLEEAGTMNVFFRINDTLLTAPVSERILDGVTRKTLIDLAKSIGINVEIRSVLVSELVEAAKNGTLKEIFGAGTAAVISPISGFSYQDVYYELPKIEFTMALQLKTKLENIQNKLEEDTFGWTVKV; from the coding sequence ATGAGTACTACTCAAACTAACAAAATTGAAACAATAAAAGCTTCCTCTACAAAAATAAACGAGGTTGATTTTTCAAACTTAAGCTTTGGTTCTGTTTTTACAGATCATCTTTTTGAATGTGATTATAAAAATGGGGAATGGCAAAAACCGGTCATTAAACCTTACGCACCATTTTTGTTAGACCCATCAACAAGAGTTTTTCATTATGGTCAAGCGATTTTTGAAGGTATGAAAGCTTACAAAGATGAGAACAATGACGTTTGGCTTTTTAGACCTGATGAAAACTACAAGCGTTTTAATACTTCTGCAGTAAGAATGGCCATGCCGGAAGTTCCTGAAGAAATATTTATGAACGGTCTAAATCAATTGTTACAATTAGACGAAGCTTGGATTAAAAAAGGAAAAGGAAATGCCATGTACATCAGACCATTTATGATTGCCACTGGCACTGGAGTGATTGCTAATCCTTCTGATAACTATAAATTCATGATTATTTTATCGCCTGTGAGTTCTTATTATTCTGGTGACGTAAAAGTGCTCATTGCAGAACATTTCAGTAGAGCTGCAAATGGAGGAATAGGAGCTGCAAAAGCTGCCGGAAATTATGCTGCTCAATTTTACCCAACTAATTTAGCAAATAAAGAAGGTTTCCAACAGGTAATTTGGACTGATGATGCTACGCATACCAAACTAGAAGAAGCTGGTACTATGAATGTATTTTTTAGAATAAATGATACATTGCTAACGGCTCCTGTAAGCGAAAGAATACTCGATGGTGTAACTAGAAAAACACTTATTGATTTAGCAAAAAGTATAGGTATAAATGTAGAAATTCGTTCGGTTTTAGTATCTGAGCTTGTTGAGGCTGCTAAAAATGGAACTTTGAAAGAAATTTTTGGTGCAGGAACAGCTGCAGTAATAAGCCCAATTTCTGGATTTTCTTATCAGGATGTTTATTATGAATTGCCAAAAATTGAATTCACAATGGCTTTACAACTAAAAACTAAATTGGAAAATATCCAAAATAAATTAGAAGAAGATACTTTTGGATGGACTGTGAAAGTATAA
- the mnmD gene encoding tRNA (5-methylaminomethyl-2-thiouridine)(34)-methyltransferase MnmD, translating into MKREIIQTLDGSTTIHIAEWDECYHSKHGAIQEAQHVFIKNGLSLFQNRNVSILEIGFGTGLNAFITLLESKKMQQSIDYVGVEAYPISVDEVVLMNYVTELNATQESAIFDRMHQSNWGEKIDLRDNFSLTKRKQFFEEIDDINQFDLIYFDAFGYRVQPELWSTAIFEKMYKALKANGVLVTYAARGVVKRSMIEVGFTVEKLAGPPGKREMFRATKK; encoded by the coding sequence TTGAAAAGAGAAATAATCCAAACACTTGATGGTTCAACAACCATTCACATAGCCGAATGGGACGAATGTTACCATTCTAAACATGGTGCGATACAAGAAGCACAGCATGTATTTATTAAAAATGGCCTTTCATTATTTCAAAACAGGAATGTTTCTATTTTGGAAATAGGATTTGGTACAGGTTTGAATGCTTTTATCACTTTGCTAGAGTCCAAAAAAATGCAGCAATCAATTGATTACGTTGGAGTAGAAGCCTATCCAATTTCAGTAGATGAAGTTGTTTTGATGAATTATGTCACAGAATTAAACGCAACTCAAGAAAGTGCCATTTTCGATAGAATGCACCAAAGTAATTGGGGAGAAAAAATTGATTTAAGAGATAATTTTTCGCTTACAAAACGAAAACAATTTTTTGAAGAAATTGACGATATAAATCAATTTGATCTGATTTATTTTGATGCTTTTGGCTATAGAGTACAACCTGAATTGTGGAGTACAGCTATTTTCGAAAAGATGTATAAGGCGCTTAAAGCGAATGGTGTGTTGGTGACTTATGCTGCAAGAGGAGTTGTAAAAAGAAGTATGATCGAAGTAGGTTTTACAGTTGAAAAACTTGCTGGACCACCGGGAAAAAGAGAAATGTTTCGGGCTACAAAGAAATAG
- a CDS encoding LysR substrate-binding domain-containing protein, translated as MTITQLKYVLAVAEHKNFTLAAEKCFVTQPTLSMQIQKIEEELSIQIFDRTKKPIQLTDIGQKIVNQAKNIVNEADRIQDIVEQQKGFIGGEFRLGIIPTIMPTLLPMFLNNFIKKYPKVKLIIEELNTEDIILKLNNGHLDAAIAATPLMEEKIKEIVLYYEPFVAYIPESHHHFQKEEIEVSDLNLDEILLLQDGHCFRDGILNLCKNVTKNETSRFQIESGSFETLIKLADEGLGTTLLPYLHTLDLKETDKLKLRHFKEPKPAREVSLIFPKSELKIQIIDALRNTIAGVIKGAIVFQNVQIISSLPKK; from the coding sequence ATGACAATCACTCAACTAAAATATGTTCTTGCTGTAGCCGAACACAAAAATTTCACACTAGCTGCCGAAAAATGTTTTGTAACTCAACCTACATTGAGTATGCAAATTCAAAAAATAGAAGAAGAATTAAGCATTCAGATATTTGACAGAACCAAAAAACCAATTCAGCTTACAGATATTGGTCAGAAAATCGTAAATCAAGCAAAAAACATAGTCAATGAAGCCGATCGGATTCAAGATATAGTTGAACAGCAAAAAGGATTTATTGGAGGCGAATTCAGATTGGGAATAATTCCAACAATTATGCCTACATTATTGCCAATGTTCTTAAATAATTTCATCAAAAAATACCCTAAAGTAAAACTCATAATTGAAGAGTTGAATACAGAAGATATTATCCTAAAACTAAACAATGGTCATCTTGATGCTGCCATTGCCGCCACTCCATTAATGGAGGAAAAAATAAAAGAAATTGTTTTGTATTACGAACCTTTTGTAGCATACATTCCTGAAAGTCATCATCATTTTCAAAAAGAAGAAATTGAAGTTTCAGACTTAAACCTTGACGAAATATTATTATTACAAGATGGACATTGTTTTCGAGATGGAATTTTGAATTTATGCAAAAATGTGACTAAAAATGAAACCAGTCGTTTTCAAATTGAAAGTGGAAGTTTTGAAACCCTTATAAAATTAGCAGACGAAGGTTTAGGAACAACACTACTTCCTTATTTACATACCTTAGATTTAAAAGAAACAGATAAATTAAAACTACGCCACTTCAAAGAACCTAAACCTGCCAGAGAAGTTAGTCTAATCTTTCCTAAGAGCGAATTAAAAATACAGATAATTGATGCGCTTCGAAATACAATTGCAGGCGTTATTAAGGGTGCTATTGTGTTTCAAAATGTTCAAATTATTAGTTCACTTCCCAAAAAATAA
- a CDS encoding SulP family inorganic anion transporter has translation MTKKISLFANLKSDFASGLVVFLVALPLCLGIAMASGAPLFSGIISGIVGGIVVGYLSTSNISVSGPAAGLTAIVLTAITDLGAFDVFLTAVFIAGLVQLILGFAKAGSISNYFPTNVIEGMLAGIGIIIILKQLPHAFGYDADFEGDQAFSQMDGSNTFSALFSIFDYIQIGSIVITLVSMTILISWDKVPFLKKLKLVPGALIAVTLGVILNEIFIGTGSALAIGKEHLVSLPVPSSFEEFKAIIVTPNFSGVSNPKVWVVALTIAIVASIETLLSIEAADRMDVQKRYTDTNKELKAQGVGNMVSSLFGGLPLTSVIVRTSANSNAGAKSKMSTIIHGMLLLVSVLAIPIVLNKIPLATLAAVLILVGYKLAKPATFKHFWEKGKYQFVPFIATLLAVVFLDLLKGVTLGIIISIIFVLKGNLKRAYFFRKEEYADGDVIHIDLAQEVSFLNKAAIKQTLNHIPENSKVIIDAKDTVYIAHDILDLIHEFKTTRAIDNNIRVKLKGFKKAYQLENTEGSQNHVTIEHYYDAAKRVMVKKVTPDEEFIKE, from the coding sequence ATGACAAAAAAAATCAGTCTTTTTGCTAACCTTAAATCCGATTTTGCGTCTGGTTTAGTGGTTTTTTTGGTGGCGCTACCATTGTGTTTAGGTATTGCAATGGCTTCTGGTGCTCCTTTATTTTCAGGGATTATTTCAGGAATTGTTGGAGGAATAGTTGTTGGTTATTTAAGTACATCTAATATAAGTGTCTCTGGACCAGCCGCAGGTCTAACTGCAATTGTCCTTACTGCAATTACAGATTTAGGTGCATTTGATGTTTTTTTAACTGCAGTTTTCATTGCAGGTCTGGTACAATTAATATTAGGTTTTGCTAAAGCAGGAAGTATTTCTAACTATTTTCCAACAAATGTTATCGAAGGTATGCTAGCAGGGATTGGAATTATTATTATATTGAAACAACTACCACATGCATTTGGTTACGATGCTGATTTTGAAGGTGATCAAGCTTTTTCACAAATGGATGGTAGCAATACATTTTCTGCGCTATTTAGTATTTTTGATTATATCCAAATCGGTTCAATCGTTATTACATTGGTTTCTATGACAATTTTGATTTCTTGGGATAAAGTTCCTTTTTTGAAAAAATTAAAATTAGTTCCAGGAGCATTGATTGCGGTTACTCTTGGCGTTATTTTGAATGAAATTTTCATTGGTACCGGAAGTGCTTTGGCTATTGGAAAAGAACATCTAGTTTCTTTACCAGTTCCATCCTCTTTTGAAGAATTTAAAGCAATTATAGTTACACCTAACTTTTCTGGCGTTTCAAATCCAAAAGTTTGGGTAGTCGCTCTTACAATTGCTATTGTTGCTTCTATTGAGACACTTTTAAGCATCGAAGCAGCAGACAGAATGGATGTTCAAAAACGCTATACAGATACAAATAAGGAATTAAAAGCGCAAGGAGTTGGTAATATGGTGAGTTCACTTTTTGGAGGTTTACCATTGACTTCAGTTATTGTTCGTACCTCTGCAAACAGTAATGCAGGTGCCAAGTCTAAAATGTCTACTATAATTCACGGAATGTTGTTGTTGGTTAGTGTACTTGCTATTCCTATCGTTCTCAATAAAATTCCACTAGCTACACTTGCGGCTGTGTTAATTTTAGTTGGATATAAATTAGCTAAGCCAGCTACTTTCAAACATTTTTGGGAAAAAGGGAAATATCAATTTGTACCTTTTATTGCCACATTATTAGCAGTTGTATTTTTAGATTTATTGAAAGGAGTTACATTAGGAATTATCATTAGTATCATTTTCGTTTTGAAAGGGAATCTGAAGAGAGCTTATTTTTTTAGAAAAGAGGAATATGCAGATGGAGATGTGATTCATATTGATTTAGCTCAAGAAGTTTCTTTCTTAAACAAAGCGGCGATCAAACAAACATTGAATCATATTCCAGAAAATTCTAAGGTTATTATTGATGCAAAAGATACGGTCTATATTGCGCATGATATTTTGGATTTAATCCACGAATTTAAAACTACTCGAGCTATAGATAATAACATACGAGTGAAGTTGAAAGGGTTTAAAAAGGCGTATCAGTTAGAAAATACTGAAGGTTCGCAAAATCATGTTACTATTGAGCATTATTATGATGCTGCAAAAAGAGTTATGGTTAAAAAAGTTACACCTGATGAAGAATTCATCAAAGAATAA
- the can gene encoding carbonate dehydratase translates to MSDFYKKILENNKKWVETSLEKDPNYFQDLAKGQTPPLLWIGCSDSRVPANEIVGAKPGEVFVHRNIANMVVHSDMNMLSVLDYAVNVLKVKHVLVCGHYGCGGVKAAMGNDSIGIIDNWIRHIKDVYRLHSSYLDSIQDETERFNTFVELNVKEQVFDLAKTSIVQAAWRNGQDLTLHGWAYGLNSGFVTDLNVNISSERDLDEVYQLKF, encoded by the coding sequence ATGAGCGATTTTTATAAAAAAATATTAGAAAATAATAAAAAATGGGTTGAAACTTCGTTAGAAAAAGACCCAAATTATTTCCAAGATCTAGCCAAAGGGCAAACACCGCCATTATTGTGGATAGGTTGTTCAGATAGCAGGGTTCCCGCAAATGAAATTGTAGGAGCGAAACCTGGAGAAGTTTTTGTTCATAGAAACATTGCTAATATGGTAGTGCATAGTGATATGAATATGTTGAGTGTATTGGATTATGCTGTGAATGTATTGAAAGTAAAGCATGTACTTGTTTGTGGTCATTATGGTTGCGGAGGTGTCAAGGCTGCAATGGGGAATGATTCTATAGGTATTATTGATAACTGGATTCGCCACATAAAAGATGTATACCGTTTGCACAGTAGTTATTTAGATTCTATTCAGGACGAAACGGAGCGTTTTAATACTTTTGTTGAATTAAATGTAAAAGAACAAGTTTTTGATTTAGCTAAAACTTCAATTGTTCAAGCTGCTTGGAGAAATGGTCAAGACTTGACTTTACACGGATGGGCTTACGGACTTAATTCTGGTTTTGTAACGGATTTGAACGTTAACATTAGTTCTGAAAGAGATTTAGATGAAGTATATCAACTTAAGTTTTAA